In Desulfovibrio sp. 86, the following proteins share a genomic window:
- a CDS encoding ABC transporter ATP-binding protein, whose protein sequence is MSAITIENVAFAYDSEPVLQDLSVNIASGDFVCILGESGCGKSTLLRILAGLSRPTQGRILIGDREITGAGMDRGVVFQDYSLFPWLTNGKNIVLALKARFPEKTENELKKIVYEGLVNVGLEASVFDKYPFELSGGMRQRCAICRAFALDPPVLLMDEPFGALDAITRVKLQHLILSLWQKDESNRKTIIFVTHDVDEALLLANKILLFGSSPSGIIYTHSFEKDSKPPLDDMFEDHSILALRNELIRNLNKDIMKRV, encoded by the coding sequence ATGTCCGCCATTACCATTGAAAATGTGGCGTTCGCCTACGATTCCGAACCGGTATTGCAGGATCTTTCCGTGAATATTGCTTCCGGGGACTTCGTCTGCATCCTGGGGGAATCCGGGTGCGGCAAGAGCACGCTTCTGCGCATTCTGGCAGGCCTGTCGCGGCCCACACAGGGTCGGATTCTTATTGGCGACAGGGAAATCACCGGCGCCGGCATGGACAGGGGCGTTGTGTTTCAGGATTACAGCCTGTTTCCCTGGCTGACCAATGGCAAAAATATCGTGCTGGCCCTGAAGGCGCGGTTTCCTGAAAAAACGGAAAACGAGCTGAAAAAGATCGTGTATGAGGGGCTTGTGAATGTGGGGCTTGAGGCCAGCGTCTTTGACAAATACCCCTTTGAGCTTTCCGGCGGCATGCGGCAGCGGTGCGCCATCTGCCGCGCCTTTGCCCTGGACCCGCCCGTGCTCCTGATGGATGAGCCCTTCGGCGCGCTTGACGCCATTACCAGGGTCAAGTTGCAGCACCTGATTCTCTCGCTGTGGCAGAAGGACGAGAGCAACAGAAAGACCATCATTTTCGTCACGCACGACGTTGACGAGGCCTTGCTGCTCGCCAACAAAATCCTGCTCTTCGGCTCAAGCCCCAGCGGCATCATCTATACGCACAGCTTTGAAAAAGACAGCAAGCCGCCCCTGGACGACATGTTTGAGGATCACTCCATCCTCGCTCTGCGCAACGAACTGATCCGGAATCTGAACAAGGATATCATGAAGCGGGTATGA
- a CDS encoding ABC transporter substrate-binding protein, with product MKKALRGIVFSLLLSLCAFAAFAADAPQTFKVAYNPQTGNILGFIALEKGYDAEENIKIELVPFSNSTDALNALQSGKVDVAVSFGTTAPLTFVTKGADFTIYGGYVSGGMPVYARPDFEYKGMQSFVGHSVAVPRMYTPEIVWRGAMAKAGLDPNSQCTVLEFKKPTEVLEAVKSGKVDVGIGTNSTYLQAVAAGLKIVTWTNDLDPMHVCCRPVSKTSLLTDNPALVVSFLRAWIKAERFLITNPEDCVPINANYLKLDETQARQMLLETNQVFESDPKTNGVRYMWKLLGDLNYAQTGGIDIEKHLNSVLYEQALNSLAAENPNDKVYAMFKERYVKYNK from the coding sequence ATGAAAAAAGCGTTACGCGGCATTGTTTTTTCCCTGCTGCTGTCCTTGTGTGCCTTTGCGGCTTTTGCGGCGGACGCCCCGCAGACCTTCAAGGTGGCGTACAATCCACAGACCGGCAATATTCTTGGCTTTATAGCCCTGGAAAAAGGCTATGACGCGGAAGAAAACATCAAGATCGAACTGGTTCCTTTTTCCAATTCGACGGATGCGCTGAACGCCCTGCAATCGGGCAAGGTGGACGTTGCCGTTTCTTTCGGCACCACGGCCCCGCTGACCTTCGTGACCAAGGGCGCGGACTTCACCATTTACGGCGGCTATGTTTCCGGCGGCATGCCTGTCTATGCCAGGCCCGACTTTGAATACAAGGGCATGCAGTCCTTTGTGGGACACAGCGTGGCCGTTCCCCGTATGTACACGCCGGAAATCGTCTGGCGTGGAGCCATGGCCAAGGCGGGTCTGGATCCCAACTCGCAGTGCACGGTTCTGGAATTCAAAAAACCCACGGAAGTTCTTGAAGCCGTCAAATCAGGAAAAGTCGATGTGGGCATAGGCACGAACTCCACCTATTTGCAGGCCGTTGCCGCCGGGCTCAAGATCGTGACCTGGACCAATGATCTTGACCCCATGCACGTCTGCTGCCGCCCTGTGAGCAAAACGTCCCTGCTGACAGATAATCCGGCCCTCGTGGTTTCTTTTCTCCGCGCCTGGATCAAGGCCGAGCGCTTTTTGATCACCAATCCCGAAGACTGCGTGCCCATCAACGCCAACTACCTGAAGCTCGACGAAACGCAGGCACGGCAGATGCTGCTTGAAACCAACCAGGTGTTCGAATCAGACCCGAAAACCAACGGCGTGCGCTACATGTGGAAGCTGCTGGGTGACCTCAACTATGCGCAAACTGGCGGCATTGATATTGAAAAGCATCTGAATTCCGTCTTGTACGAGCAGGCCCTGAATTCCCTCGCGGCGGAAAATCCCAATGACAAAGTCTACGCCATGTTCAAGGAACGCTACGTCAAGTACAACAAATAA
- a CDS encoding ABC transporter permease yields MSAIIDNQDLRSRAGGKKAAAPRGQGFFARWSAAVGTALLVGIILLVYELCTDVFGLLDAMLFPGLGKIGAALVRSLPQLFESCVSSMSLLIPGYIIGALGGIVLGVFVAMHPWLQRAVRPLIFALSPVPPSMLTPYLIAVLPTFYASSVAIIFLGVFWPYLVGTITGISLIDKKYLDNAEILQLKGARKLFFVILPAAAPHILSGAGTALTFSFILLTVAEMFATDSGLGHFIQYYADFSDYARVLAGLFFTAVVFVCIMLVYEYIKRKTLFWMLYGAANGR; encoded by the coding sequence ATGAGCGCCATTATTGACAACCAAGACCTGCGTTCGCGGGCTGGCGGCAAAAAAGCCGCCGCCCCGCGAGGGCAGGGGTTTTTCGCCCGCTGGAGCGCCGCCGTCGGGACGGCGCTCCTGGTGGGGATAATCCTGCTGGTGTACGAACTCTGCACCGATGTTTTCGGCCTTCTGGACGCCATGCTGTTTCCCGGTCTCGGCAAGATCGGCGCGGCGCTGGTGCGTTCTTTGCCGCAGCTTTTTGAATCCTGCGTAAGTTCCATGAGCCTGCTGATTCCCGGCTATATCATCGGAGCCTTGGGCGGTATTGTTCTTGGGGTGTTTGTGGCCATGCACCCCTGGTTGCAGCGGGCGGTACGGCCCCTCATTTTCGCTCTCAGCCCCGTGCCCCCGTCCATGCTGACGCCCTATCTCATCGCCGTGCTGCCCACGTTTTACGCCTCATCCGTCGCCATCATCTTTCTTGGCGTGTTCTGGCCGTATCTTGTGGGCACCATCACGGGCATAAGCCTCATTGACAAGAAATACCTGGACAATGCGGAAATTCTGCAACTGAAGGGTGCGCGAAAACTGTTTTTCGTCATCCTTCCGGCAGCGGCCCCCCATATCTTGTCCGGCGCGGGAACGGCACTGACCTTTTCCTTTATTCTTCTGACCGTGGCCGAGATGTTCGCCACAGATTCCGGCCTGGGGCATTTCATCCAGTACTACGCGGATTTCTCCGATTACGCGCGCGTGCTGGCTGGCCTCTTTTTTACCGCCGTGGTCTTTGTGTGCATCATGCTGGTGTATGAATACATTAAACGTAAAACGCTTTTCTGGATGCTGTATGGCGCCGCCAATGGCAGATAG
- a CDS encoding acyclic terpene utilization AtuA family protein, with amino-acid sequence MKKIRMSCASGGCTYERMEPAIEVLEKGDLDYIVFECLAERTIANAQMEKLKDPSRGYNPMLEERMRAILPLVAEKGVKIISNMGGANTPGAVAKILEIAAEKGVRGLKVAMVRGDDITAMTPRYYDVPLWDSGQPLRTLADSIVSANIYLSGDPIKQALDLGADIVITGRVADASLFVGPLRHEFGWDAHSPDRLGQAILLGHLMECANQLTGGYYADPGYKDVPDMHRLGFPIAEIDESGVFSITKVAGSGGRVCVDICKEQLLYEIGDPAAYITPDGIADFSQVTFEQAGEDRVVARHGRALPAPDTYKVNIGYKDCYTGEGSISYGGKNALARAKLAAEIVEKRLELLGVALDEFRVDYIGYNSLYRDAISSGIAPQAPAEVRMRVAGRSSIPEAVARMTREVDCLYINGPAGGGGIRSEFGPVISVENILIPRADITPTVELFEI; translated from the coding sequence ATGAAAAAAATCCGAATGAGTTGCGCTTCCGGCGGATGCACCTATGAGCGCATGGAGCCGGCCATTGAAGTGCTGGAAAAGGGCGACCTCGATTACATCGTCTTCGAGTGTCTGGCGGAAAGAACCATCGCCAATGCGCAGATGGAAAAGCTGAAAGACCCCTCCAGGGGCTACAATCCCATGCTTGAGGAGCGGATGCGGGCCATCCTGCCCCTGGTGGCCGAAAAAGGCGTAAAGATCATCTCCAACATGGGCGGAGCCAATACGCCGGGCGCTGTGGCGAAAATTCTGGAAATAGCGGCGGAAAAAGGCGTACGTGGATTAAAAGTGGCCATGGTGCGCGGCGACGACATCACCGCCATGACGCCGCGCTATTACGACGTGCCGCTATGGGATTCCGGCCAGCCTTTGCGCACGCTTGCCGACAGCATCGTTTCGGCCAACATCTATCTTTCCGGCGATCCCATCAAACAGGCCCTGGATTTGGGGGCGGATATCGTCATTACCGGCCGCGTGGCCGACGCCTCGCTGTTCGTGGGCCCTCTCAGGCACGAATTCGGCTGGGACGCGCACTCCCCCGACCGGCTCGGCCAGGCCATTTTGCTGGGGCACCTTATGGAATGCGCCAACCAGCTCACCGGGGGATATTACGCCGACCCCGGCTACAAGGACGTGCCGGATATGCACCGACTCGGCTTTCCCATCGCCGAGATCGACGAAAGTGGCGTATTTTCCATCACCAAGGTCGCAGGTTCGGGCGGCCGCGTCTGCGTGGATATCTGCAAGGAACAGTTGTTATATGAAATCGGCGATCCTGCGGCCTATATCACGCCTGACGGCATAGCGGATTTTTCGCAGGTGACTTTCGAGCAGGCGGGCGAAGACAGGGTAGTGGCCCGTCATGGCCGCGCCCTGCCCGCCCCCGACACCTACAAGGTGAATATCGGCTACAAGGACTGCTACACCGGCGAGGGCAGCATCAGCTACGGCGGAAAAAACGCCCTGGCCAGAGCAAAGCTTGCGGCGGAAATTGTGGAAAAGCGCCTGGAACTTTTGGGCGTGGCCCTGGACGAGTTCCGCGTGGACTACATAGGCTATAATTCTTTGTACCGTGACGCCATTTCCTCCGGCATTGCGCCACAGGCTCCGGCCGAGGTGCGCATGCGCGTGGCGGGGCGCTCGTCCATTCCGGAGGCCGTGGCCCGCATGACGCGCGAGGTGGATTGCCTCTATATCAACGGCCCTGCGGGCGGGGGCGGCATACGTTCCGAATTCGGGCCTGTGATCTCCGTTGAAAATATCCTTATCCCCCGGGCGGACATTACCCCGACCGTGGAACTCTTCGAGATCTGA
- a CDS encoding AtuA-related protein, translated as MKLREIAHARAGDKGNTCNICVVPYDEAQYPLLKEKLTGDRVRAFFSDICLGEVIRYEADAVSSLNFVLKNALGGGVTRSLAVDKHGKTLGMALLEIDI; from the coding sequence ATGAAACTGAGAGAAATCGCTCACGCCAGGGCAGGAGACAAGGGCAATACCTGCAACATCTGCGTCGTGCCCTATGACGAGGCGCAGTATCCGCTTTTGAAAGAAAAACTGACCGGTGACAGGGTACGGGCTTTTTTCAGCGACATCTGCCTGGGCGAGGTCATCCGTTATGAGGCCGATGCCGTGAGCAGCCTGAACTTTGTGCTGAAAAATGCGCTCGGCGGCGGCGTGACCCGCAGCCTTGCCGTGGACAAGCACGGCAAAACCCTGGGCATGGCCTTGCTGGAAATTGACATCTGA
- a CDS encoding TOBE domain-containing protein, which translates to MSPWRGGKKEPQPQFRRSKMKYGVRNSMKATVTKVKKGDVMSQISCKLAEPGTMTSILSTESLEELNLKEGDQVVLLVKAIHVIPAKE; encoded by the coding sequence ATGTCTCCCTGGCGAGGTGGTAAAAAAGAGCCACAACCCCAATTCAGGAGGTCAAAGATGAAATACGGCGTACGTAACTCAATGAAAGCCACGGTAACGAAGGTCAAGAAAGGCGACGTCATGTCGCAAATCTCATGCAAACTTGCCGAGCCGGGGACAATGACGTCCATCCTGAGCACCGAATCCCTTGAGGAGTTGAACCTGAAGGAAGGGGATCAGGTGGTATTGCTGGTCAAGGCAATCCACGTCATTCCCGCCAAGGAATAA
- the tatA gene encoding twin-arginine translocase TatA/TatE family subunit yields the protein MGALSIQHLLVVLVVVILLFGAKKLPEIGSGLGKAIKNFKQSISEQETDDPAARNKDKDGNKPE from the coding sequence ATGGGAGCACTGAGCATACAACATCTGCTTGTTGTGCTGGTAGTTGTGATTCTATTGTTTGGCGCCAAAAAGTTGCCCGAAATCGGCAGCGGGCTTGGCAAGGCCATTAAAAACTTCAAGCAGTCCATCAGCGAGCAGGAAACCGACGACCCCGCCGCCCGCAACAAGGATAAAGACGGCAACAAGCCGGAATAA
- a CDS encoding glycosyltransferase, whose protein sequence is MSGHIEASIIIPVYNQWAFTRACLEALAATTADKACEVIVVDNASSDATPEQCPLLGAQLFGARFRYQRSETNLNFGPASNLGARLAQGVFLVFLNNDTVPLPGWYQPLIDDFSAYPDIAATGPVLLYPESAPFGHTVQHLGVFVSPSLRVGHLYEGIAADCELTKKRRFFQVITGACLVMPRSVFMDIGMFDEGYINGVEDVDICARLYSQGYRMTVNPDSRVIHHTSQTPGRHRHEQENFARHARHSQSLLTPDWHLHLKNDGMFLKVGPWQTLQGALPIQQCQQLDRIAAISSRDEIRDILVRYPLWEEGWQAMVRAGCDAEGPDRIVERLAMLKLFPSPEKALELYPDACLARNKDVASYAFGNLVGFCKSFEEYVAAAESMRQWCADIGMDELAEQYTAWQAGADGFYAASYVPFINAFWNMSRLLPLPPGEDWSYTLWRHGAGRPSQAPETADPLCASPEKGLAFSILMPVYNPRKEHLVAAIESVLSQQYPHWELCIADDASTDPVVRDVLEGYAGRDSRIHVIYRPENGHIAAATNTALAAARYPYAALMDQDDLLAPEALRIVAEAIAAHPEGLLFYSDEDKVSDDGAAFYPHFKNGKWDWDLLYAQNFVNHLGVYRTDRMRNIGGFREGFRGSQDFDMLLRYTAGEDRARFVHIPQVLYHWRAHAGSTAVDVGVKSEAVDSARRAVQSHMDLFFNNAEVRILSRTQFMRVEFALPEKRPLVSLILDMGESLPLLEAQLSALAARTTYGKYEVLALHSAAASRASLARVQRLISKSIRLLPHPAGFSQAQRLQLGAQHAQGQILGFLSGGVVPLTKGWLEELVSCLCRDGVGAVGGKLLHAGDMLHGGYLVDASSRLTAIFRGLASDEPSWFGWNMLARTVDALDGLCLFTPAATLAQAGGFDAAMPHASVWDYCLRLGDKGLRSVWWPFAEFFLPQAVERTGQQSLSPYDDATADPAFMVRWADRLVPFNKNLLARGAGWVLFTGEAGRPRVT, encoded by the coding sequence ATGTCCGGCCATATTGAAGCCTCAATTATCATTCCGGTCTATAATCAGTGGGCTTTTACGCGTGCCTGCCTTGAGGCCCTGGCTGCCACGACGGCAGACAAAGCCTGTGAAGTGATCGTTGTGGACAATGCTTCTTCGGACGCCACGCCGGAGCAATGCCCCCTTCTGGGGGCGCAGCTTTTTGGAGCCAGGTTCAGATACCAGCGCAGTGAAACCAACCTTAACTTCGGCCCAGCGTCCAACCTGGGCGCCAGACTGGCGCAGGGCGTCTTTCTTGTTTTCCTCAACAATGACACGGTGCCGCTTCCCGGCTGGTATCAGCCGCTCATAGACGATTTTTCGGCCTACCCGGATATTGCCGCCACGGGGCCGGTGCTGCTCTATCCTGAAAGCGCGCCTTTTGGTCATACTGTACAGCACCTTGGCGTTTTTGTTTCACCCTCTCTCAGGGTCGGACACCTCTATGAAGGCATAGCCGCTGACTGCGAACTGACAAAAAAGCGCCGTTTCTTTCAGGTGATAACGGGAGCCTGCCTGGTGATGCCGCGCTCCGTCTTTATGGACATTGGCATGTTTGACGAAGGCTATATCAACGGCGTGGAAGATGTGGACATCTGCGCCCGGCTGTATAGTCAGGGTTACAGAATGACCGTAAACCCCGATTCGCGGGTGATCCACCATACCAGCCAGACCCCGGGACGGCATCGGCATGAACAAGAGAACTTCGCCCGCCATGCGCGGCACTCTCAGTCATTGCTTACGCCTGACTGGCATCTGCATCTGAAAAATGACGGCATGTTCTTGAAGGTAGGGCCGTGGCAGACCCTGCAAGGCGCATTGCCCATACAGCAATGCCAGCAACTGGACAGAATCGCCGCCATATCCTCCCGTGATGAAATTCGGGATATTCTTGTGCGTTATCCCTTGTGGGAGGAGGGCTGGCAGGCCATGGTCCGCGCAGGCTGCGACGCCGAAGGGCCCGACCGCATCGTCGAGCGGCTTGCCATGTTAAAACTTTTTCCCTCACCGGAAAAAGCACTGGAACTGTACCCTGACGCATGCCTGGCGCGCAACAAGGACGTCGCTTCGTACGCATTCGGCAATCTGGTGGGCTTCTGCAAGTCTTTTGAAGAATATGTGGCGGCAGCGGAATCCATGCGCCAGTGGTGCGCGGACATCGGAATGGACGAACTGGCGGAGCAGTATACGGCGTGGCAGGCGGGAGCGGACGGGTTTTACGCTGCCAGCTATGTGCCTTTCATAAATGCGTTCTGGAACATGAGCAGGCTGCTTCCTCTCCCCCCTGGGGAGGACTGGTCATACACGCTTTGGCGGCATGGCGCCGGTCGGCCTTCGCAAGCCCCTGAAACCGCAGATCCGCTTTGCGCCTCGCCGGAAAAAGGCCTTGCTTTTTCCATACTCATGCCGGTTTACAATCCCAGAAAAGAGCACCTTGTCGCCGCGATAGAATCCGTGCTCAGCCAGCAGTATCCGCACTGGGAGCTGTGCATCGCTGACGATGCCTCCACAGACCCTGTGGTCAGGGATGTTCTGGAGGGCTATGCCGGCAGGGACTCCAGAATTCACGTCATCTACAGGCCGGAAAACGGCCATATCGCTGCCGCCACCAATACGGCGCTTGCCGCTGCGCGCTATCCCTATGCGGCTCTGATGGATCAGGACGATCTGCTCGCGCCCGAAGCCCTGCGTATTGTGGCTGAAGCCATAGCGGCCCACCCCGAGGGCCTGCTCTTTTATTCAGATGAGGATAAAGTCAGCGATGATGGCGCTGCCTTTTATCCACACTTCAAAAACGGCAAATGGGATTGGGATCTGCTGTACGCGCAGAACTTCGTCAACCACCTTGGCGTATACCGCACAGACCGCATGCGAAATATCGGCGGATTCAGGGAAGGCTTTCGCGGATCGCAGGATTTTGACATGCTGTTGCGGTATACGGCGGGAGAGGACAGAGCACGTTTTGTCCACATCCCCCAGGTTCTTTACCACTGGCGGGCGCATGCGGGCAGCACGGCTGTGGACGTTGGAGTGAAAAGCGAAGCCGTAGACAGCGCGAGACGGGCAGTTCAGAGCCATATGGATCTTTTTTTCAACAATGCCGAAGTGCGTATTTTGTCTCGTACGCAGTTTATGCGAGTGGAATTTGCTTTACCAGAAAAACGTCCTTTAGTCAGTCTGATACTTGATATGGGGGAATCCCTGCCGCTTCTGGAGGCCCAGCTTTCCGCCCTGGCAGCGCGCACGACCTATGGAAAATATGAGGTTCTGGCATTGCACAGCGCGGCGGCGTCCAGGGCGTCCCTTGCCAGGGTTCAGCGCCTCATATCCAAAAGTATCCGGCTCTTGCCGCATCCTGCCGGGTTTTCACAGGCGCAAAGGCTGCAGCTGGGGGCGCAGCATGCGCAGGGGCAGATTTTAGGATTTCTTTCCGGCGGTGTGGTTCCCCTGACAAAAGGCTGGCTTGAGGAACTGGTTTCCTGCCTTTGCCGTGATGGGGTTGGGGCCGTGGGCGGCAAACTGCTGCATGCAGGGGACATGCTGCACGGCGGCTATCTTGTGGACGCCAGCAGCCGACTGACCGCCATTTTTCGCGGCCTGGCTTCTGACGAGCCCAGCTGGTTTGGCTGGAACATGCTGGCCAGGACGGTAGACGCCCTGGACGGTTTATGCCTATTCACCCCTGCCGCGACGCTGGCTCAGGCTGGCGGTTTTGACGCCGCCATGCCGCATGCCTCTGTATGGGATTACTGCTTGCGTCTGGGTGACAAGGGCCTTCGTTCGGTATGGTGGCCTTTTGCGGAGTTTTTTCTGCCCCAGGCAGTTGAAAGGACGGGGCAACAGTCGCTTTCACCCTATGACGACGCCACGGCCGACCCTGCATTCATGGTCCGCTGGGCTGACCGGCTTGTTCCGTTCAACAAAAACCTGCTGGCCAGGGGCGCGGGCTGGGTGTTGTTTACAGGCGAGGCTGGCCGGCCCAGGGTAACGTAA
- a CDS encoding 6-carboxyhexanoate--CoA ligase produces the protein MLYSIKMRAENGSRHISGAERIVERHEMSQAMDALTRRGMEHPNGPAETVTVTVRPVTRPLVTIQALPVSEPRVRNLEEARQVLDAELCAMGLQSGPVLSLLYGLREPMRGAVLLDADSLRRLEPDQRRGVRATCMDYTGNSGAGKNHFKEALCLSSKVAHCPQIIGELCISDDPDYTTGYFASRDRGYVRIHHIKKCGMHLGGRIFLFRGSPESVQQCMDYLENQPVMVCME, from the coding sequence ATGTTATACAGTATCAAGATGCGGGCAGAAAATGGTTCCCGCCATATTTCGGGCGCGGAGCGCATTGTGGAGCGCCATGAGATGTCTCAGGCCATGGACGCTCTGACCCGCCGCGGCATGGAACATCCCAATGGCCCGGCGGAAACCGTGACTGTGACCGTGAGGCCCGTCACACGGCCCCTTGTGACCATACAGGCCCTGCCCGTCAGCGAGCCCAGGGTGCGCAACCTTGAAGAGGCCCGGCAAGTGCTGGATGCGGAGCTTTGCGCCATGGGGCTGCAATCCGGCCCCGTGCTGTCCCTGCTGTACGGATTGCGGGAACCCATGCGCGGGGCCGTGCTGCTGGATGCGGACAGTCTGCGGAGGCTGGAGCCGGATCAGCGGCGCGGGGTGCGGGCCACATGTATGGACTATACGGGCAACAGCGGCGCGGGCAAAAACCATTTCAAGGAGGCGCTCTGCCTTTCTAGCAAGGTGGCCCATTGCCCGCAGATTATCGGCGAGTTGTGCATTTCCGACGACCCGGATTATACCACAGGCTATTTTGCTTCCCGTGATCGGGGGTATGTGCGCATTCACCACATCAAGAAATGCGGCATGCACCTGGGGGGGCGCATTTTCCTGTTCAGGGGAAGCCCAGAAAGCGTGCAGCAATGCATGGATTACCTCGAAAACCAGCCCGTCATGGTGTGTATGGAGTAG
- the bioF gene encoding 8-amino-7-oxononanoate synthase — translation MDNFASRIDAIKAAHLYRVLRTLSTPQGRDVVIDGQRVLLFSSNSYLGLNTNDYICREGIRAIEEFGVGSGGSRLVTGNMTPHMRLEAAVARFKGSEAALAFTSGYTANVGVISALCHKDAVIFSDALNHASIIDGCRLARGLTAVYAHNDMDDLLKKVRHFRPRQGFIVTDSVFSMDGDIARLPDLAAIAREHGLTLMVDDAHATGVLGATGRGSLEHFGLSHEDVPVVTGTLSKAVPSEGGFVCGSATLCELIRNTARSFIFTTAPSPSTAATAAAGIAYIAAHPELVRQLQDNVAYFAQNLARRGLGTHGQSPIIPILVGDEARAGRAAEALLALGVFAPCIRYPTVPKGMARLRLTVMAAHTREDLDYAADCLERALAAARAD, via the coding sequence ATGGACAATTTCGCCTCACGTATTGACGCCATCAAGGCCGCCCACCTGTACCGCGTGCTTCGCACCCTTTCGACGCCGCAGGGCAGGGACGTGGTCATTGACGGCCAGCGTGTGCTGCTTTTTTCGTCCAACAGCTATCTTGGACTTAACACCAACGACTACATCTGCCGTGAGGGCATTCGCGCCATAGAGGAATTTGGCGTGGGTTCCGGCGGTTCGCGCCTTGTGACCGGCAACATGACGCCGCACATGCGTCTTGAGGCAGCGGTGGCCCGATTCAAGGGCAGCGAGGCCGCCCTGGCCTTTACCAGCGGCTACACGGCCAATGTGGGCGTCATCAGCGCCTTGTGCCACAAGGATGCCGTGATTTTCAGCGATGCGCTGAACCATGCCAGCATCATTGACGGTTGCCGTCTGGCGCGAGGGCTCACTGCGGTGTACGCGCATAACGACATGGACGACCTGCTGAAAAAGGTGCGCCACTTCCGGCCCCGGCAGGGCTTTATTGTTACCGACAGCGTATTCAGCATGGACGGAGACATAGCGCGGCTGCCCGACCTGGCAGCCATAGCCAGGGAGCACGGCCTGACGCTCATGGTTGACGACGCGCATGCCACAGGCGTGCTGGGGGCCACGGGGCGCGGCTCGCTGGAACACTTCGGCCTGAGCCACGAAGACGTGCCCGTTGTCACGGGCACGCTCAGCAAGGCGGTTCCCAGTGAGGGCGGCTTTGTCTGCGGCAGCGCAACCCTTTGCGAACTGATCCGCAATACGGCCCGTTCCTTCATTTTCACCACGGCGCCTTCACCCTCCACGGCAGCCACGGCTGCGGCAGGCATTGCGTATATAGCCGCGCACCCCGAACTGGTGCGCCAGCTTCAGGACAATGTGGCCTATTTTGCGCAAAACCTTGCCCGGAGAGGCTTGGGCACTCACGGGCAAAGCCCCATTATTCCCATCTTGGTGGGGGACGAGGCAAGGGCCGGCCGCGCCGCCGAGGCATTACTGGCCCTGGGGGTTTTTGCGCCGTGCATACGGTATCCCACGGTGCCCAAGGGGATGGCGCGGTTGCGGCTGACGGTCATGGCCGCCCATACCCGGGAGGATCTGGATTATGCCGCGGACTGTCTTGAAAGAGCGCTTGCCGCCGCAAGGGCGGACTAG
- a CDS encoding GGDEF domain-containing protein, whose product MPQDIITHFAVRASDSQAEEVITYVQAVLSRSTLECEEIPDALRDIPGMEELNSLLFGIRHMTNALSRGELEYRCAEKGYVIGSLKSLQADLRHLTWQTRCIARGDYQHRVNFLGDFSTAFNTMAEELDKSVAKLTTQSTEYKEMSNRDALTGLLNRRAFTNLALDALQTHAEKGSQAVIIMMDLDSFKTINDTWGHACGDEVLRHTARLLQSRLRKDDLCCRYGGEEFILLLPHTGIQQGVHVAEQLRQSLSQTGIIYEGHEVNVTASFGVKIVNLDNPHKNLNSAFDNAMKLVDKNLYVAKKCGRNKVVSNEKPFAKA is encoded by the coding sequence ATGCCTCAAGACATTATCACTCATTTTGCTGTGCGCGCTAGCGATTCACAGGCGGAAGAAGTCATAACCTACGTGCAGGCGGTACTGAGCCGCAGTACGCTGGAATGTGAAGAGATACCGGACGCTCTGCGCGACATTCCCGGCATGGAAGAGCTAAACTCGCTGCTCTTCGGCATCCGCCACATGACAAACGCCCTGAGCCGGGGAGAGCTGGAGTACAGATGCGCCGAGAAGGGCTATGTCATCGGTTCGCTGAAATCCCTTCAGGCAGATTTGCGCCACCTGACATGGCAGACTCGCTGCATCGCCAGGGGCGACTATCAGCACCGCGTGAATTTTCTTGGCGACTTTTCCACTGCCTTCAACACCATGGCCGAAGAGCTGGACAAAAGCGTTGCCAAGCTTACCACCCAGTCCACCGAGTACAAGGAGATGTCCAACCGTGACGCGCTGACAGGCCTGCTGAACCGCCGGGCCTTCACCAACCTGGCTCTCGATGCCCTGCAAACGCATGCGGAAAAAGGCTCACAGGCCGTCATCATCATGATGGACCTTGATTCATTTAAAACAATCAATGACACATGGGGCCATGCCTGTGGTGACGAAGTGCTGCGCCATACGGCCCGGCTTCTGCAATCACGCCTGCGCAAGGATGACCTCTGCTGTAGGTATGGCGGCGAGGAATTCATTCTGCTGCTGCCGCATACCGGCATACAGCAGGGAGTTCACGTGGCGGAGCAGTTGCGGCAGAGCCTCAGTCAGACAGGCATTATTTACGAAGGGCATGAAGTGAACGTGACGGCCAGCTTTGGCGTGAAGATCGTCAACCTGGACAATCCGCATAAAAACCTGAACTCCGCTTTTGATAACGCGATGAAACTGGTGGACAAAAACCTGTATGTCGCCAAAAAGTGCGGCAGAAACAAGGTTGTCAGCAATGAAAAGCCCTTTGCCAAAGCCTGA